In Tenrec ecaudatus isolate mTenEca1 chromosome 4, mTenEca1.hap1, whole genome shotgun sequence, a single window of DNA contains:
- the LOC142445567 gene encoding glutathione S-transferase P-like, protein MDAEPLGCKEDSVGSACAVPPYTIIYFPSRGRCEAMRMLLADQGQSWKEEVVTKETWMQGQLKASCLYGQLPKFQDGDLSLYQSNAILRHLGRSLGLYGKDTREAALVDMVNDGVEDLRRRCAHLIHHNYEEGKAQYVQELPGHLQPFETLLAQNQGGQAFIVGDQISFADYNLLDFLMAHQVLVPSCLDTLPLLSAYVTRLSARPKLKAFLASPEHVNRPLFGGRKI, encoded by the exons ATGGATGCTGAGCCcctgggctgcaaggag GACTCCGTCGGGTCGGCATGTGCAG TGCCGCCGTACACCATCATCTACTTCCCTTCTCGAG GGCGGTGCGAGGCCATGCGCATGCTGCTGGCTGACCAGGGCCAGAGCTGGAAGGAGGAGGTGGTGACCAAGGAGACTTGGATGCAGGGACAGCTCAAGGCCTCTTGT CTCTATGGGCAGCTTCCCAAGTTCCAGGACGGGGACCTCAGCCTGTACCAGTCCAACGCCATCCTGCGGCACCTGGGCCGCTCCCTGG GGCTGTACGGCAAAGACACGCGGGAGGCAGCCCTGGTGGACATGGTGAATGACGGCGTGGAGGACTTGCGGAGGCGCTGCGCCCACCTCATCCACCACAACTAT GAGGAGGGCAAGGCCCAGTATGTGCAGGAGCTGCCCGGCCACCTGCAGCCCTTCGAGACCCTGCTGGCCCAGAACCAGGGGGGCCAGGCCTTCATTGTGGGTGACCAG ATCTCCTTCGCCGACTACAACCTGCTGGATTTCCTCATGGCCCACCAGGTCCTGGTCCCCAGCtgcctggacaccctgcccctgCTCTCAGCCTATGTGACACGGCTCAGCGCCCGGCCCAAGCTCAAAGCCTTCCTGGCCTCTCCAGAGCATGTCAACCGCCCCCTCTTCGGAGGCAGGAAGATCTGA